In the Arachis stenosperma cultivar V10309 chromosome 8, arast.V10309.gnm1.PFL2, whole genome shotgun sequence genome, ATGTATGTTTGTGTTCTGCGCTGTCGCCTCTTGTTTTCTTTCTGCAAAGCAAAAAAAAGCGTTCTTTTTGGTGAATCAGTGCCtcttccacttctcttccatCAATTCCCTTACGctaacttcttcttcttcattccaaCTTTTCAGCTTTTGGGTATCTCTCTCTTCACTTAGTCATGTAACGGTTACTTATGCAGTTATGCTTATTATCCTctgataattattatttttgtgtgtGTAAAGTTTTGTGTTTTCTGCATAATCACTAATTAACTCGTCTCTTTGTGTGTGTTTTTGTTTgtgatcttttttttttgagttttgaatTTACCTTAATCCTAAGCTTTCTCCCTTACTACATTTATCCAATCggaaatggaaaagaaaaatgtgTGACTGGTTGTTGAATTTTTAGGTTCATATGACTCCCTTTTTATTCAGTCAACTAAATccatcatttttttcttcttcttgggTTGGACTTGGATCCATAGTTTCTTACTCAGGTCACTATCTATATTAAGTTTATGATGCAATCTAATTTATAACAAGTTTTTCTCTTACATCCCTGCTAGTTGGGTTTTTTAGTTAGAGTTCCTTACTTATGtgatgatttatttatttttggtcaaTTCACTCATTAGCCTTTCATTCATAAATGTATTCAATTTTGATATACTGTTATCCAATCAAATCCTTTCTTTTCGATGAGTTAAGTATTAGGGGTGAAAACTAGTTAATTTTTCTAATGTGGAAACAATTAAATGGAGGTTTAAGtgaaatataattatagtaaaGTAATAGCATACAAATTAAATGCATAATTAAGTTGGTGCTTAATAACAACTTAGATATCATTGTTTTTTTGGCAGACCTCATTGTTCTGTAGTATTTCTGGAGTCTGTGCTGCAAGACAAACTTTGATTCTACTTGCAACTTCCTAGGAACCGATACGAAAATGCAGTTATATCATCATCCATTTGATTTAGATAGTCTGAAGGTTAGACTTGCATTGGAAGAGAAAGGCGTCGATTATACGTCTCACCATGTCAATCCGATAACTGGCAAGAACTTGGATTCCTCATTCTTCAAGATGAATCCGAGTGGAAGACTACCTGTTTTCCAAAATGGATCTCACATCATATACAAGACTATAGATATAATACAGTATGTCCTCCTCATCAAGTCTTTCGTTATTCTGTTACTGTcatctttttaagttttatgcAGCATAAAAGGTTAGCTgaagaaagaaacaaaactTATGTGTTGATTGCTTAAAATGTTGCTCTTTGCATATTGATAGTTTATACTCCTCAAATCAATAAATTTCCTTGAGCTTGAAGCAACATATGGTTTTAATGCTTTTGTTACGAGCAAACATCTTATGCTCCCATTCGATTTTCAGGTACATAGAGAGAATTGCTGTGGTCTCAGCAGGGTCTGAGAATATCAGTACCAGTGGCAGGGAAGTGATTGAATGGATGCAGAAGATACAAGAGTGGGATCCCAAGTTCTTTTCACTTTCTCATATACCAGATAAATACCGCATTTACGTCTCCAAATTCATAAGGCGTGTTGTGATTGCCCGTATGTCCGAATCCCCTGAATTAGCAGGCGCTTACCATCGGAAGTTAAGAGAAGCCTATCAAACtgaagaaaaaatgaaagaCCCAGATGTTGCAAGGAGGAGCGAGGAGCACTTGGTTAGACTGCTTGACGAAGTAGAGCGGCAGCTAGGCGAAACACCATACTTAGCTGGTCAAGACTTCACCATGGCCGATGTGGTGCTTATCCCGGTGCTGGCTCGCTTAGTGCTCTTGGATTTAGAGAAAGTGTACATAACCAATAGGCCAAACATCGCCGAATACTGGGTTTTGGTTCAACAGAGGCCTAGTTATAAAAAGGTGATTGGTAAGCATTTTGTTGGTTGGAGAAAACACAAAACATTAATAAAAACATGGTGCTTTGTTCATATTAGAAGTTTGCTGAAGAGATACTAGTGAAGTACACATATAAAGGAGTTAAAATAAGTGAACATAAGAAGGAGCTTTGTTTGTGTGTATTGTTTAGATAAGGAGGATTTATATTAGACAGTTCTTTGTAttaattttgcaatttttttttaaacatcttattttcttttcttgagaGGGAAGGGGgaattctttttttctttctcccttaAGTAATGTTGATGCTAGGTACTGAAAACATAGATGGCTTGGTTTCTGTTGGTTTGTTGCATGTTGGAGTGgccattctccaagaaataagcaTCTAATGATTATGATAATATGTAAATGCAATTACAGGTTTTCCATATCCTGGAGAAATCACTCATGAAATGCATTTTCTTGCTTTGTTGTAATAACGTCATTGATGAATCAAGTTTTGAGTATGCAGTAATGTGATATAGTTGATAGTATACTGGGATTATGGTTATCTTTTCTCTAGAAAGAAAAGGGTAGAAAAGAAAAAACTCTactcattttttaaaataagcaAGGATAAATTACCAAAATACtattcaaaaatttatattattgacaaaaataattttagaagaTACAAACAACAAATAAATTTCCGAAAGATTTGAGAGAAATAATCAGAtgtatattttcaaattaaattttagaaattatattttgatataaatttttACGACAATAATTAGAGAAATGAgacattattttcatttttagaaTTGGACGATTTTATGCCAAGTGAATATATTTGAGattttcccctttttttattgaaatgaTGGAAAAAATTTTGCATGCACCTTGTAAATGTTTTTTCAATTGTCTTAACAAAAATTCGGATAAAATGTATAAGTTGtttgttaaatataaaatttttttgatacttaaaaatatatatatatttttccaTTTAAAAGTTTTGGAGACTTATTTATTGTTCGTATTCAGAATTGTTTTTGTTATCGATATAAATTTTAACAGATTATCCAAATAAACAAAGAGATAAATAAgaagtaaaaattaaaaaaatatatattagaaataaaaaaggtgGGTAAAACTCACCTCCAAACATTTCTCTTTTACCTCTGAGATCGGGTAGAATCATTTCTCTTGCTCAAGATATTGGATACAAGACTTGAAGTCTTGAATACTTTCTGTTTCATTTTCATTCtcattattttgatttttaaaattttgtaaaaaaaaagtttataaataagatttcttttgtttatcattattttgattgtatttttttacatgaaatctagaaaacaaaagaataccAAAAATATAAACAGAAACTGAACTCATCTTTCATGTTTAAATAACATTTATCATATTGAAAATTCCATGTGATGGCATAATACATAATGAACTTTTATTGGTAAAAACAACAAACAGAAAACTTGatcttttggttttttttaactaaatggTAACAGTTTCAAGAATTCAACACCCTAAACATTACTTACTAGTCACTAATATGGTATTTATCAGTCTTATGTGCTAACATAACCCAAACATGAGTAATCAAACCACCACCTCTTCTTATTTGCTCTGAATGATAGTCTATACTACAGTTAGCAGCAGCATAACACAACATCTCAACCCAAACACTGCATATAATCTGCCATTTATTTTCCTTGAGCATCAAGTTACTGGCCAGTCTCTGAGCATCCCTTAACATATGCCATTTTGATGTAACAACAGTTTCTGACTTCCTCTCAGAAATTGAATATTGAGGAAGCCATTCCATTCTCAAAATCTTGCATAGTTCTTTTTCATCTTtgatggattcttctttctgtTCCAACAAGGCCTTGAGTTTGTCGAAGGCGTGCTGGAATATGATCTTGGCCGTAGTCATGGACAGCATATGAGGTCGCAGCGCGAGAAGGTACATCATATAATTCGACAACAATTTCGCCATTTGAGCTTTTGGATTTGCAACATTGTTATGAAAATCTGAATAGTAGCATGTATCTGTGGCAATGTGCCATATGGTAATGCTTTTGTCAAAATCTCTTTTCACACTCCATTTGAATTCATTGAGACAACCATACCTTCCGAGTGACCATTCACCTCTTTGATTGAAAGGCTTAAGTCCTCTTTCTCTGTCAATACCTCTCATTTCTTCAACCATCAAAACTTTGAGTTCTTGAGGGAATGGTATGCGCGTCCTactcttgttcttcttcattCCCAAGCCAATGCCTCGGAATTTGAGAATTTTGCTGCACTTTAATGGCTTATCATGGAGGCAAAAGCTCAGCAAGTTGAATTGTGCCAATGTATTTGACCACCTTTTCCTATTGCTTGCTTGAGGACCGAGAATTCTCAAGCAAGGTATCATGAATGGATAGCTTTGGTGCTTGATTATTTGGATGATCGCCCAATCTGTGAAGGGTAGTTGCGCGATCTGGTAAATCTCCATAAGGACAGCTCCTGCTAGCATCCCTTCTATAAAACATGCTTTCCAATGATGTGGAAAAGCTTCCCTGAATATGATTGAAAATCCGATAAAAGTTGAAACTAAACCAAAGAAACTTacaattcgaaaaatgcaaccTCCTTTGGTGTAGATTATTGGTGCCTTGGTGTACAAGACATCATACATGAAGCCAAGTTCTGAATCCGTGatcttgaagatgtcctctggTGCATATTCATCAACAGACATCCGTGGAAGAGATTCATATAGGGGCTGATAGAGCCAGTTCTCACGGTGAGGCTTCAACGAGATAAAGCGATAATATGCCTTTAAGATCAATTCTATGTTTGGAATATCATCAGGAAGGAATCTGAACAAAGCAGGCATGCTTGCTTCTTGGTCAATTTCTTGGATGGTGATTATGCCGGATCGCTTACTAAAAGCCGACTTAAGAGCCCAGACAACTTCTCCATACTTGATTAGTCCAGATACGAATAATGGCAGGTAAAGATAAGAGAGCTTCGATTGCGTCCAGCTCTTGACAACAATCCAAATTACCACAGCTACTTGGAGAACAAGAGCAAGCAGTTGCCTTAATCCCAATCTGTTATCTTCAATTGAGTAAGCAGTTATGGCATCAGGGTTTCCAATTTGCACCAAAAGTAATGGTGCAAACATAGCCTTTAGTTCCCGGCGAATATTGCGTTCATCCGGATCACTTCCTGGTATCACTGTCAGCTTGCCAATGATGATTTTTGTCAAAGAAGCAGACAGCAAATAGGTAAACCAAACAGTGAACCTTATCCACATGCCGGGTACGTCCTTGCGGCGGCTACCAAAGACTGTGAGGATGACTTGCATAGTGAAGCTCAATAGCATAAGCACTTCAAGGCCCCAAAGATCCCATAGGTCTTGCAGTTGCCCTGGAACTAAAGATATGTTCATGTTTCCTTGCTCAGTTCTAGCAAATGGTCAAATGCTGCAAGAAAAAAGTAGGTAAGTCCCTAGAGTCAGCAATTTTGTGAAGATTGATGTATGAAAAAATTTTCCCAGATGAAAAGAAGTacacaagaaggaaaagaaaagagagaaaggaCTAGGGAGTTGAAATAAACAACCTGATCAACTATCTTCTAGATTGGATTGATTGGGATGAAATGAATTCAAGTAGAGCACATTGCATCATTGCTTTTAGGGAgcattaattttaattagaattCATAGTAATTGAGGATTAACTATTCACACATCATTTCCAGCCTCCTAATATCTATATGTAGAGAGATGTGAGAAGAGTGGTAGACTATAAACAGGAGGCAAACATTGATCCTCTGCTAATTTGTCAGAAAGCAACCTTTTCTTAAACAGGAAGGTAACACCCATGATATAGGTTATTCTTTGATGATCCTTAACTTATCATGTTACTGTTAATTCATGTGTAGCAATCTAGGATGCTTGCCTTAACAATAGGCTAACACCACTGCTTATTACTTAAACAGGCTTTAGGAGCTTTACTCGCACATGCTTTAAATCTGTGTCTTACTCCTCATTTCACATGAATTCTGAGCAcctattcatttattttattcacCTTTTGGGATGAATGGTTTGATTGATCAAGGCACATTGCCTAGAAACCAATCCTTTCCGCATTGGGTTGGCTGCTACATTCAGCACAAGGTATTCTTATAGTAGAGATGTACGATGAGAATACTTTTTGTGTACGTATGTGTATAACTAAATAATAGCAAAATAGCCAACAGTGACaattaaaggaacaaaagcATAAAGGAAATAACAGATTGCAGCGTGCACAAGGCATGCTTGTACTTGAATATTGCTATAAAACAATTCCAATGTAACAGTCTCAAACAGAATCCAGTAGAACATCACATGATCTAAGGAGGAACACAGAAAAAGAT is a window encoding:
- the LOC130943860 gene encoding glutathione S-transferase TCHQD, which translates into the protein MQLYHHPFDLDSLKVRLALEEKGVDYTSHHVNPITGKNLDSSFFKMNPSGRLPVFQNGSHIIYKTIDIIQYIERIAVVSAGSENISTSGREVIEWMQKIQEWDPKFFSLSHIPDKYRIYVSKFIRRVVIARMSESPELAGAYHRKLREAYQTEEKMKDPDVARRSEEHLVRLLDEVERQLGETPYLAGQDFTMADVVLIPVLARLVLLDLEKVYITNRPNIAEYWVLVQQRPSYKKVIGKHFVGWRKHKTLIKTWCFVHIRSLLKRY
- the LOC130945404 gene encoding uncharacterized protein LOC130945404 — translated: MNISLVPGQLQDLWDLWGLEVLMLLSFTMQVILTVFGSRRKDVPGMWIRFTVWFTYLLSASLTKIIIGKLTVIPGSDPDERNIRRELKAMFAPLLLVQIGNPDAITAYSIEDNRLGLRQLLALVLQVAVVIWIVVKSWTQSKLSYLYLPLFVSGLIKYGEVVWALKSAFSKRSGIITIQEIDQEASMPALFRFLPDDIPNIELILKAYYRFISLKPHRENWLYQPLYESLPRMSVDEYAPEDIFKITDSELGFMYDVLYTKAPIIYTKGGCIFRIVSFFGLVSTFIGFSIIFREAFPHHWKACFIEGMLAGAVLMEIYQIAQLPFTDWAIIQIIKHQSYPFMIPCLRILGPQASNRKRWSNTLAQFNLLSFCLHDKPLKCSKILKFRGIGLGMKKNKSRTRIPFPQELKVLMVEEMRGIDRERGLKPFNQRGEWSLGRYGCLNEFKWSVKRDFDKSITIWHIATDTCYYSDFHNNVANPKAQMAKLLSNYMMYLLALRPHMLSMTTAKIIFQHAFDKLKALLEQKEESIKDEKELCKILRMEWLPQYSISERKSETVVTSKWHMLRDAQRLASNLMLKENKWQIICSVWVEMLCYAAANCSIDYHSEQIRRGGGLITHVWVMLAHKTDKYHISD